One genomic segment of Aquipluma nitroreducens includes these proteins:
- a CDS encoding DUF5107 domain-containing protein: protein MKKLTLILSLFIFVQVLFAQNKATITEESREMITYPYSDPNPIPILTGKGFKVYPYFTFDGYTLTPQKQMWKVIKLENQYIEVYILPEIGGKIWGAIEKSTGKEFIYNNDVVKFRNISMRGPWTSGGIEFNLGLIGHSPATASPVDYLTRENADGSVSCIVGNMDLPSRTQWRVEVRLPKDKAYFETIPLWNNPTPLSQSYYCFMTGAAAVSDDLEFFYPGNQELEHSGQVKSYPEQDGHNKSIYKNNAYDSHTSIHVVGDYNDYMGGYYHKSEFGFGHWALYNDMPGRKNWLWALSREGEIWKDLLTDKHGQYMEFQAGRTFNQYSQGSFRSPIKEMPFNPGVTDQWKEIWFPVKDIGGLKEVSPMGVLNVKHANGKLEIGINALAFVQAKLVVKSNGKEIYSGDKSFKPMDVFKTSIVLDENAPYQVTVEGMDLVHNSINKNLIKRPFATTIPADPSSASGLFQDGIQFKENRDYVPAKKSLLKCMKTDPLYIDAMAALTEIYYRSNQLDSALYYANRALQLDAYHPAANYYAGITYRAQGDLIDALESLGWAARSMEFRSAAYSLMAGIELQLNNLDLAEHYANQSLDFNRFNFNAFKVLVIVYRQQGNPDLADKMTENILALDPLNHFAGSEHYLLHPSSENLSSFKSAIRNELPYQTYLELAIDYYNFGQKADAIQVLDNAPVQPLVLLWKAFLKGDPSLLTDIAKESPAFVFPYRTETVSALNWAIGNNDNWKFKYYLGLNLWGIQREDDARKLFAACKQEPDFPTFYLTRADLEKQTDPKQELNDLKTAHQLAPNDWRASIQLIEAYISREDYITAWPLSTEATKNFPENYNLALQLARVQLGNNQYEACLKTLEKTHILPFEGSTQGKYVYEQAYMLLAIDLMNKRKFKEALVKLEKSKAWPENLGVGAPYEPDNRMQDYLEAICQDKLGRASDAVELRSSVLNYTKTHYNDSANSFNNLFALLIFKQRGETESANALIKRIKESDRYTNPVQQWIVAYFMNDTATCQNLEMNFLKNNYYTILTNAINQK from the coding sequence ATGAAAAAACTAACACTCATTTTATCCCTATTCATATTCGTACAGGTGCTTTTTGCTCAAAACAAAGCAACCATTACCGAAGAAAGCAGAGAGATGATCACTTATCCGTACAGCGATCCAAATCCAATACCAATCCTGACCGGCAAAGGATTTAAGGTCTATCCTTATTTTACTTTTGATGGATATACCCTGACCCCACAAAAGCAAATGTGGAAAGTTATCAAACTCGAAAATCAGTATATCGAAGTCTATATTTTGCCTGAAATTGGCGGTAAAATCTGGGGAGCAATCGAGAAATCTACCGGCAAGGAATTTATCTACAACAATGATGTCGTGAAGTTCCGGAATATTTCTATGAGAGGCCCATGGACTTCCGGAGGAATAGAATTTAATCTGGGATTAATTGGTCATTCGCCGGCAACTGCAAGTCCGGTTGATTATCTGACGAGGGAAAATGCTGATGGAAGCGTGAGTTGCATTGTCGGCAATATGGATTTGCCTTCGCGCACACAATGGAGGGTTGAAGTTCGACTTCCAAAAGACAAAGCATATTTTGAAACCATTCCATTATGGAACAATCCAACGCCGTTATCGCAATCGTATTATTGCTTTATGACTGGGGCTGCGGCAGTTTCAGATGATCTGGAATTTTTCTACCCTGGAAACCAGGAGCTTGAACACAGTGGACAGGTAAAATCTTATCCAGAACAGGATGGACACAATAAATCAATTTATAAGAACAATGCCTACGATTCGCATACCTCCATTCATGTTGTCGGTGATTATAATGATTATATGGGCGGATATTACCATAAATCGGAATTCGGTTTTGGTCATTGGGCTTTATACAACGATATGCCAGGTCGAAAAAACTGGCTTTGGGCATTGTCGCGCGAAGGTGAAATATGGAAAGACCTGCTAACAGACAAACATGGTCAATACATGGAATTTCAGGCCGGACGAACCTTTAACCAGTATTCACAAGGCTCATTTCGAAGTCCGATCAAGGAAATGCCTTTTAATCCGGGAGTCACTGATCAATGGAAGGAAATCTGGTTTCCGGTAAAAGATATTGGCGGCTTAAAAGAAGTTTCGCCAATGGGAGTGTTGAATGTGAAACATGCAAACGGAAAACTTGAAATTGGAATTAATGCCCTGGCATTTGTTCAGGCAAAATTGGTTGTTAAATCGAATGGCAAAGAAATTTATTCCGGGGATAAAAGTTTCAAACCAATGGATGTATTTAAAACTTCTATTGTGTTGGATGAAAATGCTCCTTATCAAGTCACGGTTGAAGGAATGGATCTGGTTCATAATTCGATCAACAAAAACCTGATCAAACGTCCATTTGCAACCACAATACCTGCCGATCCTTCCAGTGCTTCCGGTTTATTTCAGGATGGAATACAGTTTAAAGAAAACCGAGATTATGTTCCAGCCAAAAAAAGTTTATTAAAATGCATGAAGACAGATCCGTTATATATTGATGCGATGGCTGCTTTGACCGAAATTTATTACCGGAGCAATCAGCTTGATTCAGCCTTGTACTATGCCAACCGGGCATTACAGCTTGACGCTTATCATCCGGCTGCCAATTATTACGCCGGAATAACTTATCGCGCGCAAGGCGATTTGATTGATGCGCTTGAGTCGCTCGGATGGGCAGCCCGATCAATGGAATTTCGTTCGGCAGCATATTCCCTGATGGCTGGCATCGAACTTCAATTGAACAATCTGGATTTGGCCGAGCATTATGCAAACCAATCGTTAGACTTTAACCGCTTCAACTTTAATGCATTTAAAGTTTTGGTTATTGTTTACAGGCAACAGGGAAATCCTGATTTAGCAGACAAAATGACTGAAAATATCCTGGCTTTAGATCCGCTGAATCATTTTGCCGGTTCTGAACATTATCTATTACATCCTTCTTCCGAAAATTTATCCTCGTTTAAGTCAGCCATCAGGAACGAATTGCCCTATCAGACTTATCTGGAGCTGGCAATCGATTATTATAATTTTGGACAGAAAGCAGATGCGATTCAGGTTCTTGATAATGCGCCTGTTCAACCCCTGGTTTTGCTTTGGAAAGCTTTCCTGAAGGGCGATCCATCTTTGTTAACTGATATAGCGAAGGAGTCTCCAGCCTTTGTATTTCCATATCGGACCGAAACTGTTTCAGCTTTAAACTGGGCAATTGGCAATAATGACAATTGGAAATTTAAATATTATCTGGGCCTGAATTTATGGGGAATTCAGCGGGAAGACGATGCCCGAAAATTATTCGCGGCCTGCAAACAGGAACCTGATTTCCCAACTTTCTATTTGACGAGAGCAGATCTCGAAAAACAAACCGATCCAAAGCAGGAACTTAACGATCTGAAAACAGCTCATCAGCTTGCACCGAATGACTGGCGTGCATCGATCCAGTTAATAGAAGCCTACATTTCAAGAGAAGATTATATAACAGCATGGCCACTTTCAACCGAAGCGACAAAAAATTTTCCTGAAAATTACAATCTGGCCTTGCAATTAGCCAGAGTCCAGTTAGGTAACAATCAATATGAAGCCTGTCTGAAAACACTCGAAAAAACCCACATTCTTCCATTTGAAGGATCCACTCAGGGGAAATACGTTTACGAACAGGCATACATGCTGTTAGCAATCGACTTGATGAATAAAAGGAAATTTAAGGAAGCGCTGGTAAAACTTGAAAAATCGAAAGCATGGCCCGAAAATCTGGGAGTAGGTGCACCATATGAACCGGATAACCGGATGCAGGATTACCTTGAAGCAATTTGTCAGGATAAATTAGGCAGAGCCAGTGATGCAGTAGAGCTGAGATCCTCTGTTCTGAACTATACCAAAACACATTACAACGATTCAGCGAACTCGTTTAATAACCTGTTTGCACTTTTGATTTTTAAACAGCGGGGTGAAACAGAGTCGGCCAATGCTTTGATTAAGAGAATAAAAGAGTCTGATAGATATACAAACCCAGTACAGCAATGGATTGTCGCTTATTTTATGAACGATACGGCAACCTGCCAAAATCTTGAAATGAATTTTTTGAAAAACAATTACTATACAATACTAACGAATGCCATAAATCAGAAATAG